The proteins below come from a single Micropterus dolomieu isolate WLL.071019.BEF.003 ecotype Adirondacks linkage group LG05, ASM2129224v1, whole genome shotgun sequence genomic window:
- the zar1 gene encoding zygote arrest protein 1, translating to MATYGDDEPVDSYFYSSYNPYTGRYPRPRDAGWKYKSYLSHYGDTSDAFNNQQRAQLKSILSQINPKLTPRLRKANTKDVAVQVNPKRDSSVQCSIGPRTLLAMKRDFRRKRREEQPTMPGSYGSPKAAGAVRYPRTLAVYSPIAYRSVTSFLVDENNNKEASCGEAQTREPPGDPPEYAGKSDGKRSEENQAAEAGKTAKLPDQRKKPKSEQQGTSEDVQPATEAAKSRGRVRFQFLEQKYGYYHCRECNLRWESAYVWCVQGTNKVYFKQYCRKCQKEFNPYRVEDITCHTCNKARCSCAITQRHVDPKRPHRQDLCGRCKGKRLSCDSTFSFKYII from the exons ATGGCAACGTATGGTGACGACGAGCCAGTCGACAGCTATTTCTATTCATCTTACAACCCTTACACGGGCAGATACCCCAGGCCTAGAGACGCGGGGTGGAAATATAAAAGTTACCTGTCCCACTATGGAGACACTTCGGATGCCTTCAACAACCAACAGCGAGCGCAGCTGAAATCCATCTTATCTCAAATCAATCCAAAACTCACCCCGAGGCTCAGGAAGGCGAACACTAAAGATGTGGCGGTGCAGGTCAACCCGAAGAGAGACTCATCTGTGCAGTGCTCCATCGGCCCGCGGACCCTCCTGGCCATGAAGCGGGACTTCCGGCGCAAAAGGAGGGAGGAGCAGCCCACGATGCCCGGCAGCTATGGCAGCCCCAAGGCAGCGGGCGCAGTGCGTTACCCCCGAACCCTCGCCGTGTATTCACCGATCGCCTACAGAAGCGTTACCTCCTTCCTGGTCGACGAAAACAACAATAAGGAAGCCTCCTGTGGCGAGGCGCAGACCAGAGAACCGCCCGGTGACCCGCCCGAGTACGCGGGGAAAAGCGACGGGAAGAGGAGCGAAGAGAACCAGGCTGCTGAGGCTGGAAAGACCGCAAAGCTCCCAGACCAGCGCAAAAAGCCAAAGTCCGAACAACAGGGGACGAGTGAAGATGTGCAGCCAGCTACAGAGGCGGCAAAGAGCAGGGGGCGCGTGCGCTTCCAG TTTCTGGAACAGAAGTATGGATATTATCACTGCAGAGAATGCAATCTGCGATGGGAAAGTGCCTATGTCTGGTGTGTTCAGGGAACCAACAAG GTTTACTTCAAACAGTACTGTAGGAAATGCCAAAAGGAGTTCAACCCATACCGCGTCGAGGACATCACATGCCAC ACTTGTAACAAAGCACGCTGTTCCTGTGCAATAACGCAACGCCATGTTGACCCCAAACGGCCCCACAGACAGGACTTGTGCGGCAGATGCAAAGGCAAGCGGCTCTCCTGTGACAGCACTTTCAGCTTCAAATACATCATCTAG